GAGTCGCGCGAAGTGGGACTATGCACGTGGTAGACGAACTTCGTTTCGCTTGAGCGGACGGCCAACATGGCCAATAACGCCGTTCGCGGCGTGTGGGCATGGACAATCTCGTACCCTTCGTCGCGAATGAGTCGCGCAACGTCACGAGCCCGCCAGAGATCAAAACGATGTCGCATCGCCAGATCAAAGACCTGGCTTGCTTCGGCCTGTCGCGACGTGAGGAACTTGCCCGGTTTGACGCAAGCAAAATCGGCATGATAGCCAAACTCCGGCAGGCGAAGTCCCAGCAAGTCCTGCACGCGCTCGGCGCCGGAATAGTGCTCTCCGTTGATCAGATGCAGCACTTTCACCGTGCGAACTTCGGCTGCGTGCGCAGTAGTCGCCGGCGGCACGGCGCTCGAATAGGCGCCGGTCAGGTTGTCAGCAGCATGCGAAGAAAGCGGGCCGTCCATCAGCGAGAATCCGAAGGAAGTTATCAGTCCGCTGAAATATAGAACTCTGGCGGCGCATCGCCCGGCGATTCTCGCGATTCTCCGGTTATAACGATTATCGGGGAGCAAGTTAGACTATTGCCACAACCCCATCAGGCTACGGACCAGTTCCGGCGCTTTGGCGTAAGCCAGATATCCGCCGGCGACCAACATGCCAATCGCCGAGAGCCAGAGGCAAACATCCCACGCAACTCCGGGCGCAATCCGTTTATCACAGCGGTAGTAGCGGAAGTAAAGCGCCGCCGCCGACAGCATCGGCAACATGATCGCCTGCATCATGCCGCTGAAGATCACCAAAATAGTCGGGTGGGGATAGACGATGTAAATCACCACGCACAGCAGCGGGAAAAAGCCGCACAAAAACTTGACTCCGCCGCGATAGGTCGCGTCCCCTTGTCCGAGCAGGCCAAAGATCTGCAGGCCATCGGCGTTGACGCGAGCATGACATGCGTTCGCTACGAAGAACGTTGAGTAGAGCACCGCAAACGCGCCGAACAAAAAGAGGGGAGGCGCATAGGCGCCGAAAACCGGTTCATACATCACGCTCAGCGAGCGGATCATCTCCGAGCTTTCCGGAATCAATTTAATCCGCCCCAAGATCGCGGCGCCCAGCAAATAGAACGCGATGGTCGCGAACGTATAGACGATCATCGAACACCATGCGTCGCAGCACATGACCCGCATCCAGCCAGCGGCGCGCTGTCCCCACTCGGGCGAATCATCGCGCGGCCCGACAAATCTTGCGTATCCTTTTTCAAGGCACCAGTAGGGATAAGCGATCAACTCCGTCGCGCCGACGCCGATAATGCCAAACGTCGCCAGCGCGGTCATGAGCGGCGAGACGCCGATCGCTTCGTTGGCCGGCGTAAAGCGGAAACTAAGCCCCCGCAGGAACTCTTGCGGAGTCACCGCCCAATCGGGATTGAGTTGCAGCGCCAGCAGATTGCCAACCGTCACCAGCGTAAAAGATGCGACCAGCACGGTCGAAATCGTTTCAATAAAGCGGTAGCGTCCGACCAGCAACAGAATTGCGGTCACACCGCCCAAGACAGCCGCCCAGATTTCGTCGTCGATCGGTTCGACGTTTTTTTGAATCGCTTTCAGTTCGTCTTTGCTCTTGGTCAATTCCGTCAGCAATGTCGCGGCTTCGGCGCTATCTGGCTTATAGTTCAGCAACTCTTTATTGGCGGATTGAATCGAACGACGCAGCGCGAGATAGTGGGCGCCTTGCTCGTCCAGATCTCCTTCCAACTGAGCCAGAATCGTCTGCTGACCCGCTTCTTCTTCTGGGTCGTCGCGATCTGCGGCCCGCGTGATCAAGGTTTCGGTAACGCGAATCCGCGTTTGCAGATCGCCAAATTCGTTGTAGTACCGTCCCTTTTCGGTCAGTGGAAGTCCCATTTGCAACGCTTGGCCGACGCCGCCGACAATGCCGCCCAACTGAGCGATGCTCGCGGCGGTCATGACAAACCAATAGATCATCAACCAGTTGACCCGTGCCGGCGTCACCAACCGGTACGAGATCGCCGGCCCCGGGACTTCGTTCATGCCGTACAGCGCGGTGTTGCCGCTAAAGATGGTGTAGCGGCCAAACTCTACCTGCACAAAGACTTTGATCACGCAGCCGATCATGATCAGCCAGAGCAGCCAGAATCCGGCTTCGGCGCCTGCCTTGGTGGTTGCGATCAACTCGCCAGATCCAACGATCGATCCAGCCACGATCAGACCCGGCCCAATCCGCCGCAAGATAGCGACATAGGAAGTGGGGGGCGTTTCAATACGGAGCAAGTCCTCTTCCAATTGTGAAGAGGAATCAGCAGGCGAGGTACTCAAGCGGGGGCTAACTTCAGAAGGCGCGTTTCAAGAGGTGACCACCACGCGCAAAGATTTGCGGCGGTTGCGAACCTACGAGACTAACGCATGGGCCCCACTTTGGGAAGAATAAAATGCTGCACTGCCCGCTTAAGGAAGCGAACTTCCCACTTCATAATACTCGTCGTCGATCATCAGCTCAGAATCGACCGTTTCGAGCACTGTGGTCGTTTCACTGCTGCTGCTGTACGAGACAGGGCTGAACGCCGAGCCGGCTCGATGTCCGTAGGCGTGGGATTCGTCGTAGACAGCGTAGCAATAGTCGTTGGGATGAGCGCACATCGTGCACCCAAATCCGGCGCTAATCGATGACGCGGCCATCAGGATGGCGAGCAATTTTTTCATTGCGTTACTTCCACGAATCAAAACTGGCGAACAGGACGCAATCGCAAGGCGCCCTTACCAATTCGATCGGCAGTTTCCGATTGTGGAAATTAGAGAACTTATTCCGGTTGTACCGATTTCTCGGAATAAACGGTGCGTCGCCCCCCCTACGCCGCTTGGCGATTACCCCGCAGCGCCGCCCAAGGGATCAAATCGGCCCAGTTCGATAGCATCACCGAAGCCGGGATCGGCGCGTGACGGCCGATTGCTAGCGTTGACCAGCCTGCTTTGGCTGCGGCCTTCAGTACGCGCGCGTCCGCACTTTGCAGAACGCAGACCGAGTCCCCAATCTGTGCGCGAAGTCGTTGATACGCGAGTGCGTCTCCGCCGTCGCAACCTAGTTCCCACGTGGTGACGACTTGGTCAAACGCTTTGGTCCAAGCATGCTCACGGCAACGAGAATCGACCGTTTGCGTCGTTTCCCACAGCGCTATCAATTGAACCCCGTATTGGCGAACGCGATCCAAGATCTGCAAGATGTCAGGCGACGGCTTTCCGCCAGACTCCAGTTCGGGGAACTTGCGCGATGCAGCGCGCCACAGTTCGTCGACATGCCCGTTGGAGAGTCCCTTAGCGCACAGATACTCTTTCATCGCGTCCCAGTAAGGACGCTCACCGCGCCAAATCGCGGGCAAATTTTGTACGGTCCACTGGTCAAAGAACGCGGCGAAATCGGCTTCCTCGCGCCGACCTCCGACCAATTGAAAAAGCCAACGCTGTCCGACGGTTGCGTCAAACAGCGTATTTTTTGGATCGATGACGATCGTTAACCGACTCGTTAAGCCGGAACCAGCCGAAACGATCGTTTCGCCGGCGAACCCTTCTGCATCTTCCATCGCGAGCGACTCCATTCGCTGCGTTTGAAAATTCGCCGGCCTACCCGAACCAGGCGAAGATCTGCGGGGCAACTTTGCGAGGCCGCTTGAATCGGCGCTGACAAAGTTTATCCGACTTGATTCATCGTCTCCATTCGCTGCCGCAGATGAGGCGTTTCACGAATGAATCGAACGACATCCTGCCATTCGAGATCGTGTGAACGCATCGCATCGACAATCGTCAGCGAGTGATCCCAGTCCTCTTCATCAACGACCGACAAGCGGACGTCGGCACATTCCAACTCGCTCGGAACCGGCAACAGATGCTGCGGGAACCAATCGGGTCGAGTCGATATCGATCGGCTAATGTCGGCTCGTTCGGACGAATCGGTGACAATTTCATCCGCTTTCAGAATCGCTTTGGCGCGATACCATTCCGCGAACAGTCCTAGCGGAGAAGCGACAGCGGCACATCCGTCTAGGTGACGATAGCCGACATAATCACATTTCTCAAACATCGCGGCGGTGGTCAGCAAACGATCAATCAGCGCCGGATCGACAAAGGGGGTTTCGATCGGAATGCGAACAACGCCGCGCGGCTGATATTCGCGGACTGCATCGGCGAAACGACCGAGCGAATCATGCTTGCGGCTAATATAAACCGGCGTATCGCTCGGGATTAGCGGCAGCAATGCGCCCGTATCCGCATCGTCAGATAGGACCACCATCACGCCGTCGACATGCGCCTCGCCGACGCGGCGAATGATCCATTCGACCAGCGGTTTGCCGGCAATGAAACGTTGAGCTAACCGAGAGGGAACAATTCGACTTCGTTTCCCGGCGTCGAGTCCTGCAGCGCTGACGCTGTCTTGGTCGACGGTATCGATCTGCAGAATAGCAAGATTCTTCAGCATTTCGGCATCCTTGTAGTTGTTGCCGGTGAATAAATTGAAACCGTCGTTCCCCGCGGTTAGTGTAGCAGTCTCGCCAAAATAGGGTCAAGAGTGACAAATTGCCTAGATTTCGCGTGGCAGTCCTAGCACTTCGTAGATTCGTGTATCTTCCAGCGTGTTGGCGACAAATTGGGCGCCGGAAAAATCATGATGCCGACTATGATCGCCTGGAGTCGCGACAACAAACGCACCGGCGGCGATCGCTGCGCGACTGCCGGTGTGACTATCTTCGAGCACCAACATTCGCTCCGGCGCAACCCCCATCTTCTCCGCCGCTAGCAAATAGATTTCTGGGTTTGGTTTGCCATTCTCGACATCGGTCCCGCACAGCAAAAATCGGAGCCGCGGCAAAATCTCGAACGTGCCCAAAATTTTCTCCGCCATCGGCCGCCCAGAACTGGTCGCAACCCCCTTGGGAACTTCCGCTTGCTCTAACGCGTTCAATAGCGCTAACAGCCCCGGCATCGGCGCTAGATGCTCGTCCAAGATCACCTCGAAGATTGCATCCGACTCGTCAGCCAGAATTTCCGGCGTAGCGTCCAACTCATGCCATTCGATCATGATGCGAAAGGCGTCCCGCGCGGGGCGCCCCATCATCGCGTTGGTAAGCTCTTGCGTTAACTCATGCCCGCGCCGCCTCAGCAATTCGTAGGAGACCTGAGGATATAAGAGTTCGGTGTTAAACATGAGGCCGTCCATGTCAAAAACAACGGCCTCGATCTTACTTTTCGCCCGCGAACTCATGCTATTTCCTTGCTCCTATTCTACAAACTTGCTCGGCAGCTTTGCCATCCACGGGGCCATTGTCGACTTTGCGCCCCATGGAATATAGGGGAGTTGAGCCATGGGGCGGAGTTGTGCCCCACTGCGAGAATGCTAGAATTCAGAGCTTCCCTCGGCAAAATGTCGACACTCTACCGATGACTGAAATATGGGGATGTGGCGAAATTGGCAGACGCGCTAGATTTAGGTTCTAGTTCCTAACGGAGTGCAGGTTCGATTCCTGTCATCCCCACTACGGCTGATCGACGCTCGACAGCCGTTTTTTTATGCGCCAATCGATAAATCGCATCAGCCATCGCCTATGTCTATCGCCAAGATAGTTCACCTGTAAATTTTCTTGACGAATTTCGTCGTACATCTATTTGAGGGGGCGAGGACATCTTCCGAGGGGCGGTAGATAGCTGCTTGCACTTTATTCATAATATGCAAAGTTAGAACGAAACGTATAAGGTCGTATTACCTTGTTAGCTTGCATCGACTGCTGTCGATTGTCGAGCTCATATTTACCCCCCGCGTTAGACGCAACACGAATCGGAGCCACTCTTTTATGGCGAAAAAAGCCGCCGCCAGCAAAGGCAACAAAGCAAATGCAATTCGCAAGTACAAAGCAGAAAACCCGTCGGCCGGACCTTCCGCCATTTCTGATGCGCTGAAAAAACAGATGCCTGGCGTCACGCCGCAGTATGTCAGCACCATTCTTTCGATGGATAAACGGAAAAGCGGCGCGACCAAGACCGGCGCTCTGACCGTCGACGATCTGCTGAAGACGAAAGAGTTTGTGGAACAAATCGGCAGCATCGCCCGCGCCAAAGAAGCGCTCGAAAAGCTCGCCAAGTTGAGCTAAGCGTCTATCTATCGCGGTGCGTCATAAGACGCATCGCGATCGCTAACGCGCATTTGCATCAATTGCTTTTGGGCGATGATGCGGACATCCGCATCAACATCATGCGCCAACTCAATCAGCCAAGTCTGTCGATCTAACGTCGTTTCGACCGATAATTCTTTCGCGAGTCGTAGTCGCTCTTCGACTCGCGGACTTGTCAATCGTCGCGCCAACTGCAACTCAAACGGCTGAAACCGCCGACTCAACAGTTCTTCTTCGGCCAGTTCGACAATCTCCGGCCGCGTATCGTGTAACCAGTGCATGACATCGATATCGGCTAGTTTTTTGAGATCCATCGGCGGACTAGGCCGCGCCGATTCTGGCAGCAATCCAGGCGTCATCCCCAAGGCTCCGGCAAACCCGGTTGGTTCTCGGCCGCCTTGTGGATCAATCGGCTTACTGGTCAGCGCGGCGGCGGAAGGAAATCCGCTCGGCGGCCGAATTTTGTCGGCCACTTTCACGCCTGGATTAACCGGGGCTACCGGCAGGTAACCTCCTGGCGCGGTGGCGACCTTTTCAGGCGGCTGATATTCGAGCGGTAAGTCCTTCTGCTTGTCCGGCGAAAACATCGCGAGCGCCGACACCAAAGGACGCGGCTCTATCATTGGCGTCGCCGCAGCGGATCGTCGAAGTATCTGGTCAATCGCCTCATTAAATCGCCGCGTCTGGTCAGGTTCGAGTCCAAGATTCCAATTAGCGACATCCTCGGCCATGCTGACGGCCGCTAGACGTGCAGTTGGGGCAAGCTGGTCCCAGCGTGCTTCTAGTTCTACGGCGATATCTATCATTTCTTGTTGATAGCGAAGCGCCGCTTGATTGCGCCATCGACTTCTCTTTTGTTTCAGTACATTGGTAGCCGCCAGCGCCAAGGAAGCGCGATTGCTGTTCAGAGCATGGACCAAGTCTTGTTCCGGATGATTCGAAACTTGCAACTGACGGCGCAAATAGAATTCAACTTCTCCGTCCGGAGCTTGCGCTAGCTGCGCTGCACTATACGACTGGAGATAGACATCGCAGATAAAGAGAACCGCGCAAACTATTCCAATCGCTGCAATCAACAGCGAGGCGAGCCCCTTCCAGCTTGATAAAACTCGATACATTAACCGGCCTAACTGTGGCGTATGAGAGCGATGATGATATCGAGGCCGCCGCTGGCGACAAGGGCGATTCATTGCCGGCATTGCTAGCATTCGAACCGGAATCGTTCGTAGGGGAGAGTTTGACTGAGGATTCCCCCCTCCCTGAACCGAATTACCATCAGGATCGAAACAGCTTAACAGTCGGCGAGGTCGACCTGCTTCCGGGGGACGTATGACGCGCAGAGTCCGAGATGCATTTTGCATCGCGAACCAAAGACATGTACGTGCGGCACGCTGGTGCACGGCGATGGCCGTGATGATCGGTTTTGCGAGTGCGGCTTTGGCGCAAGAATCAGGCAGCTATCCGAACGAAACGGTCGCCTTTAATCGAGGGGACCGGGACGCCGCGATTCGCGAGATCCCGTTTGGTAAGCTGACCGTTCAGGCAGGCGACGACATTCGCCAAGTGGTGACCAATCCGAGCATCTTCCGCCGTTTGCCGGTACAAGTAATCGATTGCGATCCCGATCTCTACTTGTTAATGGTTCGATATCCGGAAATCATCGTCAATATTTGGCGTTTGATGGGAATTACGAATGTCGCAGTCGAGCGAACCGGGCAGTTTTCATTTCACGCCAAAGATGGCGCCGGAACCGTTAGCGACGTCGAACTGGTCTACGGCAATCGCGATACGCATATCATGGTCGCCGACGGCTACTACGAAGGCCCGCTGGCGCCTGGCAAAGTCGACGCGAAATGCGTGCTCGTGTTAAAGACCGGATATGCTCCGAACGAACTCAACAAAACCTTCGTCTCGAACCAACTGGACGTGTTCGTCAAATTCGAGCATAAAGGGGCCGACCTGCTGGCCCGCACGTTGCACCCGCTGATTGGTAAAACGGCGGACGCCAACTTCGCCGAGACGACGGCGTTTCTCGGCAAGATCTCGAAGAGCTCAGAAGACAACATCGCCGGCATCCAAAATCTGTCGCAAAAATTGACCGAAATCGATCCGGCGCTTCGCGCGCAGTTTGTCCAAGCGACTAACCGCGTCTACGAGCGCAGCTTGGCCGCTCAGCAGCAACTTTCACCTCAGGCGAATACTTCGTCTCCCAGCGAAGGCTCTCCGCGGCCTTTTGTCGCCCAACAAGACAACGGCATTCGCCCTCTCTCTGCCGAATCCCCGCAAGAACAAACAATCGCCCCGGTCGAGATCGCCGGCCCCTTTCCGCGCAAGCGAACCGCCGATCTACGTCGTTAATACGACGGTAGAGAAGTGGACAGGACAAATGTGTAGAGAGTGTCCGGTCGTCTATTCGACCGACCAATCGAAGTCGCGCCTCGCACGGCGATCTTCACCGCGAATCGGTTACAACCAATTCGCAGTTAACCCATGGATTGAACATAAATCGATATCCAATCGCTCCCCCAAGCCTGTCGCGGGAGCCAGGTAATCCGTCGCCATCACTGCAAAGTCTTTACCGGATACAAGGAAGCACAAAGACTTTTGCAATCCTTGATTCCAAGACCATGATCGCCTTCCTGACGTGGAATTGCTTCCTGTGGACTGTATCGTCGCCTTTCGCTCTGCGAAAATAGCGTTTGCACAACGGGGCGCTTGCCGAGGAAGCGCCAGCCAAAGCAGCGACTCTTCGAAGCAACGTCAGAGCTGACGCTACTTTCGCCGGAGCGAAAGGCGACTATTTGTGGAGCCCAGGATCGCGTTAAGAACGATCCGCGTGTGCGGAAGCTTGCGACAGCGCCATCTCTTTAATCGCTTTCAAGTCGAGCTTGCCGGTTCCGAGCAGAGGCAGTTCCGGCACCTGATAAAAAGCGTCTTGACCCGGAATGAAGATATTGGGCAAGCCGCGGGCGACCAACGCTTCGCGCAGTTGCTCTGGCGACTTGTCGATCTCTGTGTAGAGAACGATGAGCCGCTCTCCCTTTCTGGCGCAAGGAGCGGCCGAA
The nucleotide sequence above comes from Blastopirellula sp. J2-11. Encoded proteins:
- a CDS encoding Nramp family divalent metal transporter; the encoded protein is MLRIETPPTSYVAILRRIGPGLIVAGSIVGSGELIATTKAGAEAGFWLLWLIMIGCVIKVFVQVEFGRYTIFSGNTALYGMNEVPGPAISYRLVTPARVNWLMIYWFVMTAASIAQLGGIVGGVGQALQMGLPLTEKGRYYNEFGDLQTRIRVTETLITRAADRDDPEEEAGQQTILAQLEGDLDEQGAHYLALRRSIQSANKELLNYKPDSAEAATLLTELTKSKDELKAIQKNVEPIDDEIWAAVLGGVTAILLLVGRYRFIETISTVLVASFTLVTVGNLLALQLNPDWAVTPQEFLRGLSFRFTPANEAIGVSPLMTALATFGIIGVGATELIAYPYWCLEKGYARFVGPRDDSPEWGQRAAGWMRVMCCDAWCSMIVYTFATIAFYLLGAAILGRIKLIPESSEMIRSLSVMYEPVFGAYAPPLFLFGAFAVLYSTFFVANACHARVNADGLQIFGLLGQGDATYRGGVKFLCGFFPLLCVVIYIVYPHPTILVIFSGMMQAIMLPMLSAAALYFRYYRCDKRIAPGVAWDVCLWLSAIGMLVAGGYLAYAKAPELVRSLMGLWQ
- a CDS encoding NTP transferase domain-containing protein gives rise to the protein MLKNLAILQIDTVDQDSVSAAGLDAGKRSRIVPSRLAQRFIAGKPLVEWIIRRVGEAHVDGVMVVLSDDADTGALLPLIPSDTPVYISRKHDSLGRFADAVREYQPRGVVRIPIETPFVDPALIDRLLTTAAMFEKCDYVGYRHLDGCAAVASPLGLFAEWYRAKAILKADEIVTDSSERADISRSISTRPDWFPQHLLPVPSELECADVRLSVVDEEDWDHSLTIVDAMRSHDLEWQDVVRFIRETPHLRQRMETMNQVG
- a CDS encoding HAD family hydrolase — its product is MSSRAKSKIEAVVFDMDGLMFNTELLYPQVSYELLRRRGHELTQELTNAMMGRPARDAFRIMIEWHELDATPEILADESDAIFEVILDEHLAPMPGLLALLNALEQAEVPKGVATSSGRPMAEKILGTFEILPRLRFLLCGTDVENGKPNPEIYLLAAEKMGVAPERMLVLEDSHTGSRAAIAAGAFVVATPGDHSRHHDFSGAQFVANTLEDTRIYEVLGLPREI